A section of the Ignavibacteriales bacterium genome encodes:
- a CDS encoding ParA family protein: protein MGKTISVCIPKGGVGKTTTAVNLAASLAVAEKKTLLIDVDPFGSAAVALGFTPDKIKAGIADVFGFSKSISQAIHKTEMEYLDFVPSNINSLKIEEKFSKSSDNRVILKNSMRECRDKYDFIIIDCPPVLRGVTTNALTASDSILIPVKCGHLALDAIDKLFNYIEWVKDNSNPGISVEGIVLTMYEKDSKVTEIAERELRIKYKDMMLNTIIPVSNLLNEATFYGKPLCLYKIDSKGALAYLDLAYELITMNSGEEEFIKIKKEEI, encoded by the coding sequence ATGGGTAAAACAATTTCAGTATGCATCCCAAAGGGAGGAGTCGGTAAAACCACAACGGCGGTTAATCTCGCGGCGTCACTGGCAGTAGCAGAAAAAAAGACTCTACTGATAGATGTAGATCCGTTCGGTTCTGCAGCTGTGGCACTGGGCTTCACTCCGGATAAGATAAAAGCTGGAATTGCGGACGTTTTTGGCTTTTCTAAGTCGATTTCGCAGGCAATTCACAAGACAGAGATGGAATACCTGGATTTTGTGCCGTCGAATATAAATTCGCTCAAAATTGAGGAGAAATTTTCAAAATCATCGGATAACAGGGTAATTTTGAAGAATTCTATGCGGGAATGCCGGGATAAGTATGATTTTATTATTATTGACTGCCCACCTGTGCTCAGGGGTGTTACAACGAACGCTTTGACGGCATCGGATTCTATATTGATCCCGGTAAAATGCGGTCATCTGGCTCTGGATGCAATAGATAAGCTGTTTAATTACATAGAATGGGTGAAAGATAATTCAAATCCGGGTATATCGGTTGAGGGAATCGTACTGACAATGTATGAAAAGGACTCAAAAGTGACGGAAATCGCGGAAAGGGAGCTCAGAATAAAATACAAGGATATGATGCTAAATACGATAATCCCGGTATCGAATCTGCTTAATGAGGCGACGTTTTATGGGAAGCCGCTGTGTTTGTATAAGATAGACTCGAAGGGCGCGCTTGCGTACCTGGATTTAGCATATGAGCTGATCACAATGAACTCCGGCGAGGAGGAATTTATTAAGATCAAAAAGGAAGAAATATAA
- a CDS encoding valine--tRNA ligase: MTEIPKNYDIKPTEEKWIDFWEEKKVYHANVRPDRKKYSIVIPPPNVTGILHIGHILNNTIQDLYARWKRMQGYEVCWVPGMDHAGIATQMMVEKDLASKGIKKEDVGREEFIKLAWEWKEKHGGHILKQLRKLGASVDWSKERFTMDEGLSKAVNEVFVDLYKKGLIYRGERITNWDPESMTTVSDDETFYKEKQDKLFYIKYFLKDSDEYVTIATTRPETMFVDVAVAVNPHDERYAKLVGKTVILPLANKEIPVIADEYVDKEFGTGVLKITPAHDINDFEVGKRHNLPVMSVVTKDSTLNKYGMEFEGVNIFKARKQVAEKLEQLGHIEKVEDYAHNVMYSEKSKAMIEPILSEQWFVSMKKLAEPAIKVVEEGKIKFYPEMWTKTYYHWMRNVRDWCISRQLWWGHQIPVWYHNETGEVYCDVKPPEDPENWTQDSDVLDTWFSSWLWPFSVFGWQNSEKDANNKELHYFYPTDLLVTASDIIYLWVARMIIAGLEYMKDIPFKDVYFNSLVRDGEGRKMSKTLGNSPDPLDVMDKYGTDALRFTLIYLAPLGNDVLYDEKKTEIGRNFVTKLWNAGRFLMMNYQKIHSSSEYGSEPLDNDIVEKWIDSRFNSTLKDINTNLNDYRLNDYTKAMYSFVWSDFCDWYIELLKIRLDDNKDSAVSIIEKAMGIYENILKMLHPVIPFVTEELWHLLKDGRENKSISVQEFPEIATEKIDPIIEDEFQNIINIVTSIRNLRSENNIVFTTKCNVIMHTDEDKIKFLDTYGDLISKMCNVDLSYSTSHDEPGNSISNVISGFVIYLLLEGVVDSEKQKEKYVKEIEKLESYLKGIDSKLTNTKFVENAPPEIIARERDKKKDTEDKLEKLRSKVT; encoded by the coding sequence ATGACCGAAATACCGAAAAATTATGACATAAAACCCACGGAAGAGAAGTGGATTGATTTCTGGGAGGAGAAGAAGGTATACCATGCGAACGTGCGTCCGGACAGGAAGAAGTATTCTATCGTGATACCACCGCCCAACGTGACAGGGATACTGCACATCGGGCATATACTCAATAACACGATACAGGATCTATACGCGAGATGGAAGCGCATGCAGGGATACGAGGTTTGCTGGGTGCCTGGGATGGATCACGCGGGTATTGCTACGCAGATGATGGTCGAGAAGGATCTGGCAAGTAAGGGAATAAAAAAAGAAGACGTCGGCAGAGAGGAGTTTATCAAGCTGGCGTGGGAGTGGAAGGAGAAGCACGGCGGGCACATACTAAAGCAGCTACGGAAGCTGGGGGCGTCGGTGGACTGGTCCAAGGAACGCTTCACTATGGACGAAGGGTTGTCTAAAGCGGTGAATGAGGTGTTTGTGGATCTGTATAAAAAAGGGCTGATATACCGGGGTGAAAGGATAACTAATTGGGATCCGGAATCTATGACCACAGTCAGCGACGACGAGACATTCTACAAAGAAAAGCAGGACAAGCTATTTTATATAAAATATTTCTTAAAGGATTCGGATGAGTATGTGACGATAGCGACAACGCGACCGGAAACAATGTTCGTGGATGTGGCAGTGGCGGTGAACCCGCACGATGAGCGCTACGCCAAACTCGTCGGTAAGACAGTGATACTCCCTTTGGCAAATAAGGAAATCCCCGTAATTGCGGATGAGTACGTGGATAAAGAATTTGGGACGGGAGTATTAAAAATAACACCGGCACACGATATAAACGATTTCGAGGTAGGAAAGAGGCACAATCTTCCCGTAATGAGCGTGGTAACTAAGGATTCCACGTTAAATAAATATGGAATGGAGTTCGAGGGAGTGAATATATTCAAGGCCCGCAAGCAGGTTGCTGAAAAGCTGGAACAATTAGGACATATAGAGAAAGTAGAAGATTACGCTCACAATGTTATGTATAGTGAGAAGTCAAAGGCGATGATAGAGCCGATCCTATCGGAGCAGTGGTTTGTCTCGATGAAGAAGCTCGCTGAACCCGCAATAAAAGTTGTCGAAGAAGGTAAGATCAAGTTCTATCCCGAAATGTGGACAAAGACATATTATCACTGGATGAGGAACGTCCGTGACTGGTGTATTTCCCGTCAGCTGTGGTGGGGACACCAGATACCTGTCTGGTATCACAATGAAACAGGTGAAGTGTATTGCGATGTGAAACCACCGGAGGATCCCGAAAACTGGACACAGGACAGCGATGTACTCGATACATGGTTTTCATCGTGGCTCTGGCCTTTCAGTGTATTCGGATGGCAAAACTCAGAAAAGGATGCTAACAATAAAGAATTACATTATTTCTATCCAACAGATCTGCTTGTAACGGCTTCAGACATAATTTACCTATGGGTTGCAAGGATGATCATAGCAGGACTTGAATACATGAAGGACATTCCATTCAAGGACGTTTACTTTAATTCGCTTGTGCGTGACGGAGAGGGCAGGAAGATGTCAAAGACGCTTGGCAATTCACCGGACCCGCTCGACGTAATGGATAAATATGGCACGGACGCATTGAGATTTACACTGATATATCTCGCCCCGCTTGGAAACGACGTGCTTTACGATGAAAAGAAAACTGAGATAGGACGGAATTTCGTAACAAAGCTCTGGAATGCCGGAAGATTCCTGATGATGAATTACCAAAAGATACACAGTTCATCAGAATACGGCAGTGAACCATTGGATAACGATATTGTTGAGAAGTGGATAGACAGCAGATTTAACTCTACATTAAAGGATATTAACACAAATTTGAATGACTACAGGCTGAATGATTATACGAAAGCCATGTACAGCTTCGTGTGGTCGGATTTTTGTGATTGGTATATCGAGCTCCTCAAGATAAGACTCGATGATAACAAAGATTCAGCAGTATCAATAATCGAAAAGGCTATGGGCATCTATGAAAATATTCTAAAGATGCTTCATCCTGTTATTCCATTTGTAACAGAGGAATTGTGGCATTTATTAAAAGATGGCAGAGAAAACAAATCAATTTCGGTACAGGAATTTCCGGAAATAGCTACTGAGAAGATAGACCCGATAATCGAGGACGAGTTTCAGAATATAATCAACATCGTAACAAGTATCAGAAACCTTCGTTCCGAGAACAACATTGTATTTACGACAAAATGCAATGTTATAATGCACACAGACGAGGACAAGATAAAATTTCTGGATACTTACGGAGACCTTATAAGCAAGATGTGCAATGTCGATCTATCTTATTCAACTTCGCATGATGAACCGGGAAATTCAATCAGCAACGTGATATCGGGGTTCGTAATTTATTTATTGCTGGAAGGTGTTGTAGATTCTGAAAAACAGAAAGAAAAATATGTTAAGGAAATCGAGAAATTAGAGAGCTACCTAAAGGGGATAGATTCAAAGCTTACCAATACAAAATTCGTGGAGAATGCTCCGCCGGAAATAATCGCACGAGAGCGTGATAAAAAGAAAGATACAGAAGATAAACTTGAGAAATTAAGGTCTAAGGTTACTTAA
- the rocF gene encoding arginase, whose translation MPRNSNSGKKKIGMIGFPVELGADNKGVDLGPTILRYTDIKDKLKKLGYRVDDFGDIKIGKRDDLKILNKNLKYLNEIKVASEQLSKQVYNMMSKNYLPLILGGDHTTAIGSIAGISKYLKEKKKKLGVIWIDAHADMNSERTTPSGNIHGMPLAVSLGIGNKELTNIDGFAPKVDMKHIAMIGIRDLDKGEATRIKRDKPIVYTMSDVDKMGIHEVMERVIAALYRKVDHIHVSFDIDAMDPFIAPGTGTPVPGGFDYREGQLLMETLYARGCMDSLDMVEVNTRLDDRNKSGILASQLIASAFGKNTLFK comes from the coding sequence ATGCCGAGAAATTCAAACTCTGGAAAGAAAAAAATAGGAATGATCGGCTTCCCTGTTGAGCTGGGAGCTGATAATAAGGGTGTTGACCTGGGACCTACCATACTAAGATATACTGATATTAAAGACAAACTTAAAAAACTCGGTTACAGGGTTGATGATTTCGGCGATATTAAGATTGGCAAACGCGACGACCTCAAGATATTAAACAAGAATCTCAAATACCTTAATGAGATAAAGGTTGCTTCCGAACAGCTTTCTAAGCAGGTGTACAACATGATGTCTAAGAATTACCTGCCCCTTATACTCGGAGGTGATCACACTACTGCAATTGGTTCTATAGCCGGCATTTCAAAGTACCTCAAAGAAAAGAAGAAGAAGCTTGGTGTGATTTGGATAGATGCGCATGCCGATATGAACTCGGAGAGAACTACCCCATCCGGTAATATACACGGAATGCCGCTCGCTGTTTCTCTTGGTATAGGTAATAAAGAACTAACCAACATTGACGGATTCGCTCCAAAGGTCGACATGAAGCACATTGCGATGATTGGTATAAGAGACCTCGATAAAGGTGAAGCCACACGGATTAAAAGAGACAAACCGATTGTTTATACTATGTCGGACGTTGATAAAATGGGCATACATGAAGTAATGGAGCGCGTTATAGCCGCTCTGTACAGAAAGGTAGACCACATTCATGTCAGTTTCGATATTGATGCGATGGATCCGTTCATTGCTCCCGGAACAGGCACTCCCGTACCCGGCGGATTTGATTATCGTGAAGGACAGCTTTTAATGGAAACGCTTTATGCCAGGGGTTGTATGGATTCTCTTGATATGGTTGAGGTTAATACTCGTTTGGACGATAGGAATAAATCCGGAATTCTTGCTTCACAGCTTATAGCTTCCGCTTTTGGAAAGAATACTCTGTTTAAGTAA
- a CDS encoding acyl-CoA thioesterase gives MDLPEIADFRYRIPIRVRTFDVDSQGIVHNAVYLQYFEIGRVEYIREFEYKIDKNGIFNNELKVVVVNNTINYHFPAFLDDSLNVYTRIKWIKNSSFCFEHVIENDTTKQILCSGSGILVNLNIETNLPEPLGEKFIRLISDFENKLEILTEND, from the coding sequence ATGGATTTACCCGAAATAGCTGATTTTAGATACAGGATCCCGATCCGTGTCAGGACATTCGATGTGGATTCGCAGGGGATAGTCCATAATGCTGTCTATTTGCAATATTTTGAGATCGGCAGGGTAGAATACATTCGAGAATTTGAATATAAGATAGATAAAAATGGGATTTTTAATAACGAACTAAAGGTTGTTGTAGTAAATAATACGATCAATTATCATTTCCCGGCTTTTCTCGATGATAGTTTGAACGTATATACAAGAATAAAGTGGATAAAGAATTCAAGCTTTTGTTTTGAACATGTCATCGAGAATGATACTACAAAACAAATCCTTTGCAGTGGAAGTGGTATATTAGTCAATCTCAACATAGAAACCAACCTTCCCGAACCGCTCGGAGAAAAGTTTATCCGCTTAATTAGTGATTTTGAAAATAAACTGGAAATCCTTACAGAAAATGATTAA
- a CDS encoding YncE family protein produces the protein MIKRNISRVVFISALVVVCSLPLFLQSCQQDFINPDSGVAYPDNIAAIFNTPLDPQSNITCSSPSCHGGTNPPNGLSLIDWAKTMDGSVNGSEIIPYNAYWSFFTSVLNSDTNNTQVASVTDVALPQYHKIDTVLSNGQAKLQEIIDWINAGAPSKDGGIAYTNLSRKTFVLNQGADLVSVVLNDPSSHFLVTRMIPVGEGTGQGLSSPHYIELNPAKTYFYVSLITKTFVEKYDVNIDYPYGSAGRINVGLSPAHIEITPDGFKAFVSNFDATGTERGLTQFDPNTMSQTSIQKVTDPKMFATHGMDIDANGNYLYAASQIGEYIFKINITNTIPVIENETGIDPSVPPTGNGTGMFRPYQIRISPDGQYLYISCNGPAGNSNDDIVRILRTSDLSFVKDITVGNNPILMKFTPDGKYLFVCNKNKNSNGEYTVSVIDPVSQTLVTTVRNVGVQPHGVDFSFGGTYAIVSCESTAGFDGHHPTIGSNKIGTTRLIKVNGFQLDSLRIQMGSFPSGLVTYEY, from the coding sequence ATGATTAAGCGAAATATAAGCAGAGTAGTTTTTATATCTGCGCTCGTAGTAGTTTGTTCCTTACCACTTTTTTTACAGTCATGCCAGCAAGATTTTATAAACCCGGACAGCGGAGTTGCATATCCCGATAATATCGCGGCAATTTTTAATACACCGCTCGATCCGCAAAGCAACATTACTTGCTCTAGCCCATCATGTCACGGCGGTACAAACCCGCCAAACGGACTGAGCCTTATAGACTGGGCTAAAACAATGGACGGATCGGTAAACGGAAGTGAAATCATTCCATACAATGCTTATTGGTCGTTCTTTACATCTGTATTGAACAGCGACACAAATAATACGCAGGTAGCCAGCGTAACGGACGTTGCATTACCTCAGTATCACAAAATAGATACTGTGCTTTCAAATGGACAGGCGAAGCTACAGGAAATTATCGACTGGATAAATGCAGGAGCACCAAGCAAGGACGGAGGAATCGCATATACTAATCTCAGCAGAAAGACATTTGTATTGAATCAAGGCGCTGACCTGGTATCGGTTGTATTGAATGATCCGTCATCCCATTTCCTTGTAACAAGAATGATACCTGTTGGTGAGGGTACAGGACAGGGATTGAGTTCGCCTCACTATATAGAGCTGAACCCGGCAAAGACGTATTTTTATGTGAGCCTTATTACAAAGACATTTGTCGAAAAGTATGATGTTAACATAGATTATCCATATGGAAGCGCAGGCAGGATAAATGTTGGCTTAAGCCCGGCACATATAGAGATAACGCCGGATGGATTTAAAGCGTTTGTATCAAATTTCGATGCAACAGGTACAGAAAGGGGTTTAACGCAGTTCGATCCTAATACAATGAGCCAAACAAGTATTCAAAAGGTAACCGACCCGAAAATGTTTGCTACTCACGGCATGGACATAGACGCAAATGGAAATTATCTGTATGCAGCATCGCAGATAGGGGAATACATATTTAAAATAAATATAACAAACACCATCCCGGTGATCGAAAATGAGACAGGAATAGACCCATCCGTTCCCCCAACAGGAAACGGAACGGGAATGTTCAGGCCTTACCAGATAAGGATCTCACCGGACGGACAGTATCTATACATAAGCTGTAACGGTCCTGCAGGAAACTCAAATGACGATATAGTAAGGATATTAAGAACAAGCGATCTGTCGTTTGTAAAGGATATAACTGTAGGAAACAACCCGATATTGATGAAATTTACCCCGGACGGAAAGTATTTGTTTGTATGTAATAAGAATAAAAATTCTAACGGAGAATATACCGTCAGTGTAATCGATCCGGTTTCACAGACGCTGGTAACTACCGTGCGAAACGTAGGAGTTCAGCCTCACGGCGTAGATTTCTCGTTCGGCGGAACTTACGCAATAGTGTCATGTGAAAGTACGGCTGGATTTGACGGTCATCACCCGACTATCGGGTCAAATAAAATCGGAACAACAAGACTTATTAAAGTAAACGGCTTCCAACTGGACAGCCTCAGGATCCAAATGGGTTCATTCCCTTCGGGTCTTGTGACTTATGAGTATTAA
- a CDS encoding S8 family peptidase: MRKLLPVFLLVLFVGNCFAQNTEITERLQQKLQTMNPVAYVRTLVLLKDKVDIISLDKQLYEQRATLDLRARTVINTLQYKASQTQGPIKTYLENEKKLGKVNQYISYWITNMFFVEAIPEVIYKLALRGDVELLDLDAEIRTDEVIFDGIFDNTATVQPGLKVIKADSIWARGFTGQGRTVMNIDGGVNGTHVALGSRWWGNNGRPWYHSWLDPIAPVSTTPFDCGSHGTHTMGIMCGMEPGDTVGVAPDARWMAAGITDCPGASYPSMNILAYQWAMDPDSNVNTMDMPDAISCSWQDPSQSGSTQCSSTIYINTLTAVEAVGTAVMFSAGNSGPSASSITPPKNLSIDSVSTFAVGNINGNTSFPWTITSSSSRGPSICGGSGTLLIKPEVVAPGTSVRSTIPGGYGNMTGTSMASPHVGGSVALLRSVSPNLTGKQIKAILFTTATDLGTAGEDNTYGKGVINLNAAFMYMGPSIAHMPLLNTPNLSGPYTVDAMINTTVNPLNTSEIKLFWGRGTITDSISMTNSGGSNWTANIPGNNDTATYVYYIKAVDNQGREAFSPGTAPAQLHSFIANGSITNVTNNGGSIPVTYAISQNSPNPFNPTTKINFDIPVQSFVSITIYDMTGREITQLVNTGLAAGSYSTVFDGSKLASGVYYYRITAGSYVETKKMLLIK; the protein is encoded by the coding sequence ATGAGAAAACTTTTACCGGTTTTTTTACTGGTGTTATTTGTTGGAAATTGCTTCGCGCAAAACACAGAAATAACAGAAAGACTCCAGCAAAAACTTCAGACTATGAACCCGGTCGCTTATGTGAGGACTCTGGTGCTACTTAAAGATAAAGTAGATATTATATCATTAGATAAGCAACTATATGAGCAACGCGCAACACTCGACCTGAGGGCGCGCACAGTTATAAATACACTTCAATACAAGGCTTCACAAACACAAGGACCAATCAAAACTTATCTGGAAAATGAGAAAAAGCTGGGCAAAGTAAACCAGTATATCTCTTACTGGATAACAAATATGTTCTTTGTGGAAGCAATACCGGAAGTAATATACAAATTAGCATTGAGAGGTGACGTAGAGCTACTGGATCTGGATGCAGAAATAAGAACGGACGAGGTGATATTCGATGGGATATTCGATAATACAGCAACGGTACAGCCGGGACTAAAAGTCATCAAGGCAGATTCGATATGGGCGAGGGGATTTACAGGACAGGGCAGGACAGTTATGAATATAGACGGTGGTGTCAACGGTACACACGTGGCTCTTGGCTCCAGATGGTGGGGAAATAACGGCAGACCGTGGTACCATTCATGGCTCGATCCTATAGCACCGGTTTCGACGACGCCGTTCGATTGCGGAAGCCACGGAACTCACACGATGGGTATTATGTGCGGAATGGAGCCGGGTGATACGGTGGGTGTCGCTCCGGACGCGCGCTGGATGGCGGCAGGTATAACGGACTGCCCGGGAGCGTCGTATCCATCTATGAATATACTGGCATACCAATGGGCTATGGATCCGGATAGTAACGTGAATACAATGGACATGCCGGACGCTATAAGCTGTTCATGGCAGGATCCATCACAATCAGGAAGTACACAGTGCAGTTCAACGATATATATCAATACTCTGACAGCGGTAGAGGCGGTAGGTACAGCGGTGATGTTTTCAGCGGGTAACTCGGGACCAAGCGCGTCATCGATCACTCCACCGAAGAATCTCAGCATAGATTCGGTGAGCACATTCGCGGTAGGAAATATTAACGGAAACACGTCATTCCCGTGGACGATAACATCATCATCCAGCCGGGGACCGTCAATTTGCGGGGGTTCAGGCACACTTTTAATAAAGCCGGAGGTAGTAGCACCGGGTACGTCAGTGCGTTCAACCATTCCGGGCGGATATGGTAATATGACAGGTACATCAATGGCTTCACCGCACGTTGGTGGAAGCGTAGCTTTGCTAAGATCGGTTTCGCCAAATCTAACAGGAAAGCAGATAAAAGCAATTTTATTCACGACTGCGACAGATCTGGGTACAGCAGGTGAAGATAACACATATGGTAAGGGCGTTATTAATCTTAACGCAGCATTTATGTACATGGGTCCGAGCATAGCTCATATGCCTTTATTAAATACACCGAATCTATCCGGTCCGTACACGGTAGATGCAATGATAAATACAACCGTAAACCCGTTAAATACTTCCGAAATTAAATTATTCTGGGGAAGAGGTACAATTACGGACAGCATATCGATGACAAATTCCGGTGGAAGTAACTGGACAGCAAATATCCCAGGAAATAATGATACAGCAACCTATGTTTATTACATCAAGGCAGTGGATAATCAGGGCAGGGAGGCATTCTCACCGGGAACCGCTCCGGCACAGCTTCACTCTTTTATTGCCAACGGCTCGATCACAAATGTAACAAATAACGGCGGTTCAATTCCTGTAACATACGCAATAAGCCAAAATTCACCAAACCCATTTAACCCGACAACCAAGATCAATTTTGATATTCCGGTTCAGTCATTTGTTTCTATCACTATATATGACATGACAGGCAGGGAAATAACACAGCTAGTTAATACGGGTCTGGCAGCAGGAAGCTACAGCACAGTTTTTGACGGCAGTAAGCTGGCAAGCGGTGTTTATTATTACAGGATCACAGCCGGAAGTTATGTAGAAACTAAAAAAATGTTGTTAATCAAATAA